The nucleotide window CGCAAGTTGCGGGACCGACCCCGTATGTCCACACCGAGGGATTTCCAAGAGAAGGGCTGTTGAAAGATGCGCTGGCCCAGGTCGCCCGCGAAGAATAGAGCGTTGGGTCGACCCCCACCCAGGGCGGCAAAGAACTGTATATGGGAGACGCTGATATCCTGCGCCTCATCCACGACCGCGTAGTCGAAGACCACCTTCTTGTTCTTCGAAAGGGCGACCGCCAATGAGCTGAAGAGTTCTGCCCGAGTGATCAGCTTGCGGGCTTTCATCCCGGAGCGAACACGCTCGAAGATGGACCATAACATTTTACGCTGTGCTTCCGGGAGCCGTGTCTTGCGGCCGAGGCGCACGACATCGCGATACGCCTCCCAGTTTTCCAACTGCCACGCATCCACGACCTGTTCCCATTCGGTCAAGAGAAAATGCGGGCTGAACTTATGGCCGCCTACGGCCTTAGCGGCCTCCTGCACCAGCTCGCGAAGGACTTCACGAGTGGCAATCTTCGCCGGCCCGACGTGCGCCTTGTAAAGTCGAAGACCGAGCGCGTTGAGGGAATGAATATCAATCCGCTCTGCGAGACGCGGCTCACTACACAACAGCCGTTTCAATTTTGTTTGCAGCGCATTGGCGAGCGTGTCGGAGAAAGTCGTCAACAGGACGCGTGCATCGGGATATGTGCGCGCTAGATGGGCCGCCCGGTGCAAGGCAACAATGGTCTTTCCGGTACCCGCTGAGCCGGAGACTCGCGCCGGCCCAGTATAGTTGTACTCCACCCATTGCCTTTGCTCGGGGTGCAGGAAGACCGTCCACTTCTCCCAGGGAAAATCGAGGGCGCGCTGCAGTTCCTCCACATTCGTCATCACCCGGAAGCGCCGCTGGGCGTCGGGATGATCAAAGGGATTCACCGGCATAGCGGGCTGGGGCACCCGAGCTTTTCCACCAGTAGCCAGTTCCAGCAGCGCCTCCGACGCCTCGGCGGGCAGGTGGTCGGTCAAAGCCAGGAGCGTGTCCTCAGTTGCCTTCTTGACATCATCAAGCCATTCGCCAGGCACGCCGTAGCCGAGCAATTCGTCGTCGGTCGCGCCAGCGAATATGGGCTTCTTTTCAGGGGTCAGTTTTGGCGCTGGGGGGAGTTCCTTCTGCACGTAGACCGGGACAACAACCTCTTTTACCGTCTCGCGAATCTCGACGAACTGCGCCGCTCCGGTTTTGGGATGCGTTTCCAGCCTGCGCCGCTCCGCCCATTCATACGCCTTGTCGTGATGATCAACGTAGCAGAGCAGGAGGCCCGCGTCTGTCCTGTGAATAATCAGCCGGATGTCACCGCTCACCCTTACCGACCAGAAACACTTGTCCTTCGCTTTATCGAGCTTGTGAAACTGCATTCCGGGATTGGCTGGGTTAAGCTGCAAGTCGAACGCCGTCGTCTTGACGACCTTCTGCTCATCACCCGTGAGGCGGCCAAGGCTGTCGGTGAAGGTGTCAGCGATCCTGAAGTCCATCAATGCATACCTTTCCTCGGACACGCCAACATGCAAAGCATCTGCGGTTAAAGGAGCATCTCCGTGTAACCGGGGTAGTATCGGTAGATTGCGCTATAGTCCTTCACGTCGGCCGATTTCATTTCGAATGCAGATGGCGACCAGTTTTTGCGGCACGGCATGTTATGATCCAGGTAGTGCCTCTCCCTGCGTGTCACCAGTGGTACCCGGATCAAAAATGGCTCGTCGGTGATGTTGTCACGCATGAAGAAGAGATCTTTCCTGTTTAGCGACCTGATTCGCCGTTCATCTTCCTCTCCGCCAATCATGCCGCCCACAGATAGCATCCGATGTCCATCGGCGTACAGGAACGAAAACATTCCGATAAATGTCGCGTCGCGCTCCCGCAAACCTTCGTCGATAACAGCCTGCAGGATACGAGCATTCGTCTTAGGTAATGCATCTCGGGCAAAATCTCTCCTAGAGATGCCGTGCCAGAAGTGAGCCCCGGCCTCCTCCCTATAGTGCCGCATCCATGTTGTTGGATTCCACTTTGTTAATCCATCCTCTGGCCTTCCCGGTGGCTCAACATCGACCGTGATCAGCAGAATGGATCGAACGCTGAGCTGGGCAGTGGCCAGCTGAACGGTGTCCAGAAGATCCTCAGTGAGAATTGAATCAAAATCAAGCCAGAGAATGTGACGTCGTTCAGAAGACAGGCGAGAGATCTGCGCGGACATGTCGTCATGCACGACGTTGATCAACTTGTACGGGCAGTTGAAATCAACGCGTTTCTCGATATCCCTATCCCCTTCGACGCTGGTCATCCGTGTCAAACCCAAGTATCGGTGAAAAAGGGCGAAATCCACAAAGTAGATTGATCCAAGCCCGGTGTATTCATAATTCGAGATTGAGTAGCCAAGGTCACGAAGCTCTTGCAACGCGTGCAAGAGCATCCTTCGCTCCACCTGCTTGGCAGGTCTGAATTCATAGTGAACCTTCTCATGGCTCTTGCCGATGGGACTCATTTCAGGCCCTCCTGACGAAGAAAGTAGTCGAAGGTATGCTCGCCGATTGTCGACGCTCCCATGCGAGGCTTCCGCAGGTGCTTCCGGACCTTTTCCAAGTCTGAGACCTTCGCGTCGTACTGCACTCGAACAGTTGTTTTCACTTTCTGCTCTTTCGGTGCCTCGATCTCGAAGGCTGAACCTGCTTTACGTACGAGGTTTGCGAGAGTGGTCGGCTTCATTTGCCTGGCGATCTCTCGTTCGATGGGCTCTTGATCTTCATCGCTCGGATACTTCCTGTTACAGAAGCTCAGAATCGGACGCGCAAGGACAGCCATCCGAGAGATCGCCTTCCTATACACTGCCGATTCCCTATTGACGCCTCGTTTTGTCGTAGTCCAAGGAAGCTCCAGTGCATTCTGCGACTCGAAGAACACAAACCCAATGAACGCAGTGAACTTGGGTACCCAGATAGGCATGGGTTTGACACCCCATCCCGTGAGTTCAGATGTGTCAGCCATGAGAATAACGCGTCCGTTGCACGCGACGTACCATCCAGAGTTCTCTTTCGTCGGTCTTTCGGTACTGACACTGGTGAGAGTAGCAAATATACGAACCTTCACGCCGTCCTGTTTGAATTCCTCGTATGCCGTCTGTCCTTTACGGGGTTTGCCAACGGGAATGCTGAATGGCTTTACATCCATGTTGTTAATCGAGATTCTGAGATGCTTGCCAACCAAGAAGGCATATACGCGGCTAATGGCCGTCGGCAGATCTCTTTCAAAGCTGTGAGAAGACAGAAGCTCAGCGACCTCCTTCTTTAGGTTCGATACGACTATCTCCGTGCCCGCCTGTTTCGGTGTTCTTGCAGCAGGGACCTTTGTTAGCGGAATGGTCCAATCCTCCATCTTGGCGTCTTTCTTCATCCACTCCGCTACATCCAGCATACACTTGAATCCGTTATTAACGGTTCTAGATTCGATCTCAAAGTTATTCCCCATTTTGAATAGCGCACGCTTCATGCCCACACCGTAGACGCCCAAGTACTCTTTTGACCGCGCCTTGCTGTGTCCGAAATTAAAAACGTCGTCCAGCGCGTATTTATAGTCAATTCCACCGCAGTTATCGCTGATGCGGAAGCGTTGCGCGTCGAACTCCACTCGAACCTGTGGCCGATCTGCTTCACGCGGCGCTCTGTTCGACTGTTTTCCGAAGATGTCATCTGAGATCGTGTGCATCTGTAGACGACCAGTCCGCGCCAACCCGTCAACGCAATTGTCGATAAGATCCAACACACAGTCCAGTAATGGGATGTCGCGCGTGAACATCTCGATGAAAAAGCGCTTCTTGGGATGAGCATTAGCAAGCGGCATATCAGTTCTTCCCTTTCTTTAAGACATAATCTTGAACTCGTGCACACATCAGTTCGCAGTATTCTCGTTCGCAATCGGATGCGACAAATCGCATTCCTGCTGACAGAGCAGCCAGAACCGTGCTGCCTGATCCCGCAAACGGATCCACAATCAGACCTCCTGTCACGCCGCTGATTGTGATCACGCGTTGTGGGATCAACAGGGGGAGTTCGTTTGCAACGCGGGTCTTAGCGTTTCGATGCCTGACAGGGCTGACGTCGTCCCAAATGTCGCTAAGGTTGATACCATTTTCAACAAATTGTTTGTAGCCACCATAGTCACGGAGATCTCTCTTGCACCTCGCACACATCGGCTTGGGAACCTTGGGCCGGTTAAAGACTGCTGGGTCGCCTTTTGTATAGTACAGAAGTGCATAGTGAGCTGGGTAAAGGTGATTACCGCGCACAAAACTATTCTTCATGGATATGGCTATCCAATGTCTGAAGTGTAAGTACTGCTCTAAATATGGGCTTAATAATATGGCCCACTTAGGGATATGGTAGAGATAAAGTGCTCCACCATCCTTAAGTATCTCAGCACTGCGCGATATGACCTTCCTCATGTACTCTATGTACTCAGATTCTTTCCTTCGATCGTGGCAACTGCCGTTCTTGCCGTACTGCTTTCCAAGGTTGAAAGGCGGATCTAAGAAGACGATATCGGCACAGTCGTCACGTAAGGAGTTCAGAACCCGGAGAGCATCCGCGCAAACAATATCGCCCCATGGATGTAGGTAAATAGGATCGTCACACTGTTCCCGCCACCATTTCTGGGCCGAGCGTTCTAAAGAAGATCTGTGTGTTTGTTTTGTCATAGTTGTTAAGTGCTTAAACCTTGAACACCTTCATTACCTCATCACCGAGGTGGTTGATTACTTTTACGGCAATCCTTCCGCTCTCGGGTTTCTCGAACGGTCTTGACGTGTCGCTGTGCAAGGTGGACCAGGCTTCTTCATTGATCTCGCTTTGAGCGTAGTCTTGAGCGCGCTGTAAGGGTCGTTGGCGCCCAAGAAATAAGCGTGGCGGACGAAGAAGCTTTCTTCGTTGTAGTCGGTGTCGACGAACCAGCAGGCGATGCCGTCGGCGCTGTCGCTGATGACTTCGCCAGTTTGGGGTTTGAAGACGTCCACGCCGTTGACCTTCACGCGCAGCTTGCCGTCTTTCTCCGTCGACAGGGTGATATCCGGCTCACCGAAGATGACGAACAGATTACCTTTGGCGGTGCTCTTGAGGTCTTCGGCCATGTGCAGGTCGGCGTTCATGCGGGCCTTGAGGACGGGGATGCCACCCAGCTTGTTAAACTCTGTCGTGTGCGCCTCGTAATTGAAAGCGCAAGCGATCAGTACATCGAACGCGGCATCACCGGCCTCGCGAGCGGCCTCAACAAGATCAACGCGCTGGACCGTGCCGAACTCTGGGCCGATTAAGATGGCGGCACGTTTTTCCGTTTGGATTTCCAGGTAACGACCTTCAGCGCAGACCAGATCGCCGGGCCAAGGGACAAGGCCCGTGAAGGTGATCCGATCTTCCTTGTGTGCCTGCTGCACCCCAGCGATCTTGAGGTTCTCCAGGATCATTTGTGCGAAATCCTTCTTTTGACCATAGCCGAGTTTCGCCTCAGCAAGGTTGTCGATCAATTCGTCGTTCTCATCCACACCCAGCACACGGTGAGGACTGAGGCTCTCGACGGTGAAGGGACCAGCCACGCGGACCTTCTTGTTATCGGTGTACGGTTTGTCGTAGAGGTATTCAAACTCGGCCTTGGCGGCGATGGATGCGTCGATCTCCTTTTGTCGGGCGATGCGAGCCTCCCACCAGTCGGCATGCAACTTCTTTACTGCGGCTGTAGGCTCGGTGCCCTCACCGGGCGTGGCCCCGGAATTGGTTGTTGTCCCGCCGCCGCGTGGGGGCACGCGGCCTACACCGCTCAATTCGCGCGGGATTTCCCATTCCTGCCAATTCGTGCCGAGGGCCTTGTTCAGCAACTCGCGCAACGTCTCCAGCCTCCCTTGCCAATGGTCCCAGATGACATCGATCTCCGCGTTATTGGCGATGGACTTGAGCGTGATGTGCGGAACGCGTTCATATACGAAGCCGTGACGGACG belongs to Terriglobia bacterium and includes:
- a CDS encoding UvrD-helicase domain-containing protein, whose protein sequence is MDFRIADTFTDSLGRLTGDEQKVVKTTAFDLQLNPANPGMQFHKLDKAKDKCFWSVRVSGDIRLIIHRTDAGLLLCYVDHHDKAYEWAERRRLETHPKTGAAQFVEIRETVKEVVVPVYVQKELPPAPKLTPEKKPIFAGATDDELLGYGVPGEWLDDVKKATEDTLLALTDHLPAEASEALLELATGGKARVPQPAMPVNPFDHPDAQRRFRVMTNVEELQRALDFPWEKWTVFLHPEQRQWVEYNYTGPARVSGSAGTGKTIVALHRAAHLARTYPDARVLLTTFSDTLANALQTKLKRLLCSEPRLAERIDIHSLNALGLRLYKAHVGPAKIATREVLRELVQEAAKAVGGHKFSPHFLLTEWEQVVDAWQLENWEAYRDVVRLGRKTRLPEAQRKMLWSIFERVRSGMKARKLITRAELFSSLAVALSKNKKVVFDYAVVDEAQDISVSHIQFFAALGGGRPNALFFAGDLGQRIFQQPFSWKSLGVDIRGRSRNLRVNYRTSHQIRTQADHLLDPVVTDVDGNSEDRSDTVSVFNGPPPTIRSLKNDSEEIKTVGNWIVERAKEGVLPHEFGVFVRSAAQLDRARAAVKEASMPFKILDEHVETTSGHVSISTMHLAKGLEFRAVVVMACDDEVIPLQERIETVGDDADLQEVYDTERHLLYVACTRARDHLLVTSVDPGSEFLDDMRV
- a CDS encoding ATP-binding protein, translated to MPLANAHPKKRFFIEMFTRDIPLLDCVLDLIDNCVDGLARTGRLQMHTISDDIFGKQSNRAPREADRPQVRVEFDAQRFRISDNCGGIDYKYALDDVFNFGHSKARSKEYLGVYGVGMKRALFKMGNNFEIESRTVNNGFKCMLDVAEWMKKDAKMEDWTIPLTKVPAARTPKQAGTEIVVSNLKKEVAELLSSHSFERDLPTAISRVYAFLVGKHLRISINNMDVKPFSIPVGKPRKGQTAYEEFKQDGVKVRIFATLTSVSTERPTKENSGWYVACNGRVILMADTSELTGWGVKPMPIWVPKFTAFIGFVFFESQNALELPWTTTKRGVNRESAVYRKAISRMAVLARPILSFCNRKYPSDEDQEPIEREIARQMKPTTLANLVRKAGSAFEIEAPKEQKVKTTVRVQYDAKVSDLEKVRKHLRKPRMGASTIGEHTFDYFLRQEGLK
- a CDS encoding site-specific DNA-methyltransferase, with the translated sequence MTKQTHRSSLERSAQKWWREQCDDPIYLHPWGDIVCADALRVLNSLRDDCADIVFLDPPFNLGKQYGKNGSCHDRRKESEYIEYMRKVISRSAEILKDGGALYLYHIPKWAILLSPYLEQYLHFRHWIAISMKNSFVRGNHLYPAHYALLYYTKGDPAVFNRPKVPKPMCARCKRDLRDYGGYKQFVENGINLSDIWDDVSPVRHRNAKTRVANELPLLIPQRVITISGVTGGLIVDPFAGSGSTVLAALSAGMRFVASDCEREYCELMCARVQDYVLKKGKN